AAATCGATTACGAACCTCTTCTCGCTCTTGACGGCGGCCCGGACGGTTTGAACGTGATTCGGAGAATTGCCGATGGAGCGCCGGACTTTCTACTTCCCGGCGGGTCTCTTCTTATGGAAATCGGACCGGACCAGGAGATGCAGGCGCGAACCATTCTCGAGCAGACCAGCTCGTTCGTCGATATTCGTATCACCCAGGATTTGGCCGGAAGACCGCGGGTAGTAACAGGAAGGCTTTCCCCATGAGGTACGTAATAGCGGGATTCGGGAAATTCGGTCGCCTTGCCTATGATCGCATCGGATCGGCTCAGCCTGATAGCAGCTTTATAGTCGTGGAGAGCGATCCGGGAAAAATTCCGTCCTTACCGAATTGTTCGTCGATCAACTCGGACGTGACATCGTTTCTCCTGGACAATGAATCCATGCTCTCTGAGGACATCGTTATACCGATGGTTCCGTTTCATCTCACTGCGACGTACGTCCTTGCTGCCGGTGGACACCAAACAACTGCGCTACCCCCGAATATTGAAGCCAGAGTGCCGAATCCTTATCTCCTGAATGAGAACACTATCTTATGCACCAAAGCGGATTTCATGTGTCCCGACGACTGTCCGGAGGGCGAGACGTGTACAGTGACCGGATTGCCGAGAGTGCCTCTGTACGAGGAATTAGCATTGCTTAAATCTCCTGATTGGACGGTTTTCATCCAGAGAAGTTTTCAAATTTTACCGGGAGTTGGGGGTTATCCGTTTCGGGATCTGAAAAACCTGATGGAGAAAATAAGACCGGGCCTCAATTTAATCGCTACTGCCTGCAAGTGTCACGGGACCGTCACGGCAGTGAAAACTAGGAGCTAACAACGTGCTATACGTCTGACGTAACCGGAATTCCGCAAGATTGGCTTGTTACGCTGCCGAAAGGCATCATCTACTAACCACAGATTGACAACTTGACTATTTTATGGGATTATTTCAGCCAAATCGACTGCCTTTATTACAGTACTTTCCGATTTGCAGAGATAATCACGCTCGCCGCAGATGTGGTCATTTTGACTCCGCTTGAGATACCCCTCTTTTCGAGAATCATATTAGGACAGTCTGGGTAAAGCAAATTCGTTAGGTGAACATGACAGCCAATAAACTGACCTCAGTTGACTGCGAAAGCTCCCCGACCAAGGATGTGAGCTCTTGTGATAGCATTTGCGTTGAAGAGGATGCTCAGGAGATTTTCTTCAGGAAATTCCTACAAGCACTACCCATTCCCGCCTTGTTGATTGACAGATCCGGTTCGGTGGTTTTCGCGAATCAATCTTGCAGCCAAATAGGTGCTGATTTTGAGGACACATCGAGCAGTCTTTTCCTCGGTTTCTTTCCTAGCCACTGCGATACCACGCGAGTGCATTCCTTAGTAGAGAAAGTCTTTGCGGACGGGAAATCCAGGGTGGGCGAAGCACTGCTCGAGATTAACCAAAACAGAGTACGGGCTCGGCTGAGCTTCAAATTAGCCAAAATAGGCACTCGAAGACTTGTCCTTGTCTTCATTGACTTTACTCCGGATACCAAAAGACGGTCACAAATGGAGCAATTGCTTCGGAAAAATGAACAGCTTTATCGTCAGTTGGTGGAAGAGGCGAATGATATTGTTTTCCAGTGCAACGCGCATGGATACTTCACGTTTGTTAATCCAATTGCTGTAAAAATGACCGGCTATTCGGAAAAAGAGCTTATGGGCAAACATTACCTTGACTTGGTTCATCCTGAATACAGAGACGATGCTGCTCGATTCTACGGGGCACAGCTCGTTGAAGGACTAGCAAGCACTTATTATGAATTCCCCTTTTTAACGAAAAAGGGAGAAATGATATGGGTCGGGCAAAACGTGCGGCTGCTCGTCGAGTCAGGCAAAGTGACAGGGGTTCAGGCAATATGTAGAGACATAACTGAACGCAAACGAATGGAAGATGCGCTCAGGGAAAGCGAAAAGAGATTCAGGGCAATTTTTGAGGGCGCTGAAGACTACATTTTTCTCAAAGACAAATCATTCAGGTACATCGATGTAAACCCGGCCGGACAAAGGCTTGTGGGATTATCGGCCTCCGAAATTATCGGTCGGTGCTATGAAGACCTCTTCGGTCCGGAAGATGCAGCTTACCTCAGAGATCTTGATACCCGCGTCCTACAAGGTCAGTCGATAGAGGAAGAGCACACTGTCAAGATCAATGGAATTCCCAGAGTGCTTTTCGAAACGAGAGCGCCGCTGAGGGACGATCTGGGTGAAATCATTGGAGTCCTTGTGATAGCACGCGACATAACGGACCGGACGAGAGTTGATGTCTCGGCTGATCCGGAAGAGCAATATCCGTCGGAGGCGATGCAGAAGACACTGAAGAGCGCTCGTCTGGCGGCAGAGGGAAATATCACGCTTTTGCTCCTGGGAGAGAGTGGCAGCGGAAAGGATCATCTGGCTCGATACATTCACAAGAATTCGGATCGAGCCAACGGTCCGTATTTTTCAATTAATTGTGCAGCAATAGCTCCGGAGCTTGCCGAATCGGAACTCTTCGGTCACGAAAAGGGAGCTTTTACAGGAGCATACGGTCGCAAACGTGGACTTCTGGAATTAGCCGAGGGCGGCACTCTCTTGTTGAA
The sequence above is a segment of the Desulfomonile tiedjei DSM 6799 genome. Coding sequences within it:
- a CDS encoding sigma 54-interacting transcriptional regulator: MHSLVEKVFADGKSRVGEALLEINQNRVRARLSFKLAKIGTRRLVLVFIDFTPDTKRRSQMEQLLRKNEQLYRQLVEEANDIVFQCNAHGYFTFVNPIAVKMTGYSEKELMGKHYLDLVHPEYRDDAARFYGAQLVEGLASTYYEFPFLTKKGEMIWVGQNVRLLVESGKVTGVQAICRDITERKRMEDALRESEKRFRAIFEGAEDYIFLKDKSFRYIDVNPAGQRLVGLSASEIIGRCYEDLFGPEDAAYLRDLDTRVLQGQSIEEEHTVKINGIPRVLFETRAPLRDDLGEIIGVLVIARDITDRTRVDVSADPEEQYPSEAMQKTLKSARLAAEGNITLLLLGESGSGKDHLARYIHKNSDRANGPYFSINCAAIAPELAESELFGHEKGAFTGAYGRKRGLLELAEGGTLLLNEIGELSLPLQAKLLTFLDTRKFTRVGGEKVISVNARLIAATNRDLEQEVRKGRFREDLFYRINVMSIEIPPLRERREDIPLLVEQVLSKLLNELQIQTFPAIDPAAANALKRYDWPGNVRELRNVLERALILSHGKKIDLFALGLSDAESLPSREEKACFSISFPTDRSLNEMTQELKRFMVNEALRRSGGSRQGAATLLGISRHSLKHYMKTLGYDDE